A window of Gemmatimonadaceae bacterium genomic DNA:
GCGGCTCTGGAGCAGGGCGAGTTGGGTGGCCAGTTCCACGTCCTGATCACCACCGAGGAGGCCGGGCACGAGTTGAGAGAGGTTCACCTTGCCTTGCAGGCTGTTGCCGGTCCCGGGAAACTCGCGGATGAGCAGGAGCGCGCGGCCGGGGAACGACGGGGGCCAGAAGAGCAGCACGCCGCCCGCGACCGCAAGGCCGCACGCCGCGCCGGCGGCCACCCGGCGCCAGCGGCGCACGACGAGCCGCGCGGCGTCGCCGAGGTCGAAGACGATGGGGGTTCCGTCGTCGGTCATTTGTGGAAGATCGTGATCATCAGCGAGGCGACGATGCCCAGGCCGGAGATCACCGAGAAGATGTTGCGCTTGATCCAGGGGTCGCGCTCGACGATGATCACGTCGCCCGAGCGGATCACGGCGGCGTCGTCGGCGCGGGTGCGCCAGTGGTCGAGCTTCACGCGCCCGGAGTCGCGCATGAGGACGATCGGGTCCACCTGGCCGATGTCGTCGATGCCGCCGGCGCGCGAGATGGCGTCGCGCACGGTGGAGTAGGTGTCCAGATAGAGCACATTGGGGCTGCGGACCTCGCCCACGACGCTCACCCGCCGGAGGGGGGTGACTTCGACGGACACGGGGTTCAACAGCGCCGAATAGGCCTTGCGCACGGAGTCGCCGATGGCGGGCGCCGGCACGCCGGTAAGCGACAGGGGCCCGAGCCTGGGGAGCATGATGGAACCGTTATCGCCGACCACCGCGGAATCCATGACGGTGGTGTCGGCCCAGATCCTGAGCAGCACGCGGTCGCCGGGCTGGAGGGGCAGGGCCCGGGGGCCGGGGGCCTGTCCAAACGCGGACGCGGCCGCCATGATTGTGACGGCGAGCACCGACGACGCGAGTCTTGATAGAGACTTCATATTGCGGTGGTGATGATCCTACTGCTGATAAATGAGCGTGGCAAGGCTGTCGCGATGCCGCAGCGGCCCGTAGATTTGGCTCGCCAACCCACTTGCAACCAAGAACGCGGATGCGAGACAGCAAGACAATTCCGAAGGGACAAGCGGCGCCGGCGCCGGCCGCCCCCGGCGCGCGTGCGCGCCGGGTGGTGGTGATCGGCTCGGCCGGCGACCTGCCGCGAGCGCTGGCCCACCCCGCGGTGCTGGCGGGGCGCATGGTGGTGGCCGCGGCCGTGGCCGTGGAAGTGGACGACGACGAGCAAGCGGCGGCGGTCGGCCACCTCGCCGCGGCGCTCCAGCAGCACAACGCCGAAACGATCTTGATCGCGGGGCCGGTGGGAAACCGGGCCATGCGGCACGTGGCCGACCTGGCGCTGATGCACGGGTGCGAGCTGCTGGCCGTGATGCCCACGGAGGTGCCGGCGGGGCACGACCCGGTGGTGGTGTGGAGCGGCGACAGTCCGCTGGTGCGGTTGGCGCCCACGATCAGGGGATTCTGGCAGGCGGCCATGAAGCGAACCGTGGACCTCGCGGGCGCGGGTGTGGGGATGGTGGTGCTGGCGCCGGTGATGGGGGTGCTGTGCGCGCTCATCCGGATGGAGAGCGCGGGGTCGCCCATCTTCGCGCACGAGCGGGTGGGGTACAAGGGACGGCGGTTCCGGTGCTACAAGCTGCGCACCATGCGGGCCAGCGCCGAGGACGAGCTCAAGACCGATCCGGCGATGTACGAGGACTACCGGCGGAACCACTTCAAGATTCCCGACGGCCGCGATCCGCGCACCACGCGAGTGGGGCGTTTTCTGCGGCGCACGAGCCTGGACGAGCTGCCGCAGTTGTGGAACGTGTTCGTGGGGCAGATGTCGCTGGTGGGGCCGCGGCCGGTGGTGCCCGACGAGCTGGGGGTGTACGGCGAGTCGGCGGAGCTGCTGCTCTCGGTGCGGCCGGGGATCACGGGGGCGTGGGCGGTGAATGGGCGGCACGACGTGGGGTATCCCGACCGGTGCCGCATCGAACTCGGGTACGTGCGCGGCTATTCGCTGCGCACCGATCTGCACATACTTTCAAGAACGCTACAGGCGGTGGTTCGGCCTGGCGGGGAACTGCCGGATTGATGATGACGCGACGTTCGAAGATCGTGCTGGTGATGGCGGCGGCGATGGCGTGGGCGGGAATGCCGCGGGCGGCGCGGGCGCAGCAGATCCCCACGCCGGCGCAGGCGCAGCAGGCGCTGGCCGATCCGGCGGTGGTGGCGCAGCTACGGCAGCAACTGCTGAACAGCGGGCTCAGCGCCGACCAGGTACGCAGCCGGCTCACCGCCATGGGGTATCCGGCGAGCATGCTCGACGCGGTGCTGCCCGGGGGAGGGGCCGACTCGACGTTCGCGCTCACCCCCGACGTGTACGCGGCGGTCAAGCAGTTGGGGGTGATGGACACCACGGCGCTGGATTCGCTGCGGCTGGTGGGGCAGCGGCGGCAGCAGACGCGGGCGCGGAGCGACTCGGCGCTGCTCGATTCGATAGCCCGGGCGCTGCGCACGGACACGGCCGCGGCCGGCTCGCTGCGGGCGCTGCTGGCGGCGCGCGCGGCCGACAGCGCGGTG
This region includes:
- a CDS encoding polysaccharide biosynthesis/export family protein — encoded protein: MLAVTIMAAASAFGQAPGPRALPLQPGDRVLLRIWADTTVMDSAVVGDNGSIMLPRLGPLSLTGVPAPAIGDSVRKAYSALLNPVSVEVTPLRRVSVVGEVRSPNVLYLDTYSTVRDAISRAGGIDDIGQVDPIVLMRDSGRVKLDHWRTRADDAAVIRSGDVIIVERDPWIKRNIFSVISGLGIVASLMITIFHK
- a CDS encoding sugar transferase, coding for MIGSAGDLPRALAHPAVLAGRMVVAAAVAVEVDDDEQAAAVGHLAAALQQHNAETILIAGPVGNRAMRHVADLALMHGCELLAVMPTEVPAGHDPVVVWSGDSPLVRLAPTIRGFWQAAMKRTVDLAGAGVGMVVLAPVMGVLCALIRMESAGSPIFAHERVGYKGRRFRCYKLRTMRASAEDELKTDPAMYEDYRRNHFKIPDGRDPRTTRVGRFLRRTSLDELPQLWNVFVGQMSLVGPRPVVPDELGVYGESAELLLSVRPGITGAWAVNGRHDVGYPDRCRIELGYVRGYSLRTDLHILSRTLQAVVRPGGELPD